A region of Leifsonia xyli DNA encodes the following proteins:
- a CDS encoding asparaginyl/glutamyl-tRNA amidotransferase subunit C, with the protein MPIPRRRTLSETSAGDITAEQVAHLANLARIDLSPEELESLTKELGQIVESVAKVQEVAGPDVPATSHPMPLTNVFRADEVRPSLTVEQALSGAPDREGDRFKVATILDEE; encoded by the coding sequence ATGCCTATCCCACGGAGACGCACCTTGTCTGAAACCAGCGCAGGCGACATCACCGCCGAACAGGTCGCGCACTTGGCGAACCTCGCCCGGATCGACCTCAGCCCAGAAGAGCTCGAGAGCCTCACGAAGGAGCTCGGCCAGATCGTCGAGTCCGTCGCCAAGGTCCAGGAGGTCGCCGGTCCCGACGTGCCCGCCACCAGCCACCCGATGCCGCTCACGAACGTGTTCCGCGCCGACGAGGTGCGGCCGTCGCTGACCGTCGAGCAGGCGCTCTCCGGCGCCCCGGACCGCGAGGGCGACCGCTTCAAGGTCGCCACCATCCTGGACGAGGAGTAA
- a CDS encoding aspartyl/glutamyl-tRNA amidotransferase subunit A: MTDLTRLTASALADKLAAREVSSEEAVRAHLDRIEAVDSDVHAFLHVAGDKALRTAAEIDGRRAAGDPLGPLAGVPIAIKDVLATQDMPSTSGSKILEGWLPPYDATVVRKLREADLVPLGKTNMDEFAMGSSTEHSAYGPTRNPWDLERIPGGSGGGSAAAVSAFEAPLALGSDTGGSIRQPAAVTGSVGVKPTYGGVSRYGAIALASSLDQVGPVSRSVLDAGLLHDVIAGHDPFDSTSLTDSWPSMADAARAGQREGALKGVRVGVIREIAGDGFQKGVKQRFDESLALLESAGAEIVEVSAPSFEYAVAAYYLILPAEASSNLARFDSVRFGLRVDPAEGPVTVERVMAATRDAGFGPEVKRRIILGTYALSAGYYDAYYGSAQKVRTLIQRDFQAAFEKVDVLVSPSAPTTAFKLGEKIDDPMAMYLNDITTIPANLAGVPGMGLPIGLAPEDGLPVGMQLMAPARSDARLYTFGAALERLLEEQWGGPLLSQAPDLSATEMFASEEGAV, translated from the coding sequence ATGACCGACCTGACCCGGCTCACCGCGTCCGCCCTCGCCGACAAGCTCGCCGCGCGCGAGGTGTCCTCCGAGGAGGCCGTGCGGGCGCACCTCGACCGCATCGAGGCCGTCGACTCCGATGTGCACGCCTTCCTCCACGTCGCCGGCGACAAGGCGCTCCGCACCGCCGCCGAGATCGACGGCCGCCGCGCCGCAGGCGACCCGCTCGGCCCGCTCGCCGGCGTCCCGATCGCCATCAAGGACGTGCTGGCCACCCAGGACATGCCGTCCACCTCCGGCTCGAAGATCCTCGAGGGATGGCTGCCTCCCTACGACGCCACCGTCGTTCGCAAGCTGCGCGAGGCCGACCTCGTGCCGCTCGGCAAGACCAACATGGACGAGTTCGCGATGGGCTCCTCCACGGAGCACTCGGCGTACGGCCCGACACGCAACCCGTGGGACCTGGAGCGCATCCCGGGCGGCTCGGGCGGAGGCTCCGCCGCCGCCGTGTCCGCCTTCGAGGCCCCGCTCGCGCTCGGCTCCGACACCGGCGGCTCGATCCGTCAGCCCGCCGCGGTGACCGGCTCGGTCGGAGTCAAGCCGACGTACGGCGGCGTCAGCCGCTACGGCGCGATCGCCCTCGCGAGCTCGCTCGACCAGGTGGGCCCTGTGTCCCGCAGCGTCCTCGACGCGGGCCTCCTGCACGACGTGATCGCCGGGCACGACCCCTTCGACTCGACCTCGCTGACCGACAGCTGGCCGTCGATGGCCGACGCCGCACGGGCCGGCCAGCGCGAGGGCGCGCTGAAGGGCGTGCGCGTCGGCGTGATCCGCGAGATCGCCGGCGACGGCTTCCAGAAGGGCGTGAAGCAGCGCTTCGACGAGTCGCTCGCGCTGCTCGAGTCCGCGGGCGCCGAGATCGTGGAGGTCAGCGCGCCGAGCTTCGAGTACGCGGTCGCCGCGTACTACCTGATCCTCCCGGCCGAGGCGTCCAGCAACCTGGCGCGCTTCGACTCCGTGCGGTTCGGTCTGCGCGTCGACCCCGCGGAAGGTCCGGTCACCGTCGAGCGCGTCATGGCCGCCACCCGCGACGCCGGGTTCGGGCCCGAGGTCAAGCGCCGCATCATCCTCGGCACGTACGCGCTGAGCGCCGGCTACTACGACGCCTACTACGGCAGCGCGCAGAAGGTCCGCACGCTCATCCAGCGCGACTTCCAGGCCGCGTTCGAGAAGGTGGATGTGCTGGTCAGCCCGAGCGCGCCGACCACCGCCTTCAAGCTGGGCGAGAAGATCGACGACCCGATGGCGATGTACCTCAACGACATCACCACCATTCCGGCGAACCTCGCCGGGGTCCCCGGCATGGGGCTGCCGATCGGGCTCGCGCCCGAGGACGGCCTGCCCGTCGGGATGCAGCTGATGGCGCCCGCCCGCTCGGACGCCCGCCTCTACACCTTCGGCGCGGCGCTCGAGCGCCTGCTGGAGGAGCAGTGGGGCGGACCGCTGCTGAGCCAGGCGCCGGATCTGAGCGCCACCGAGATGTTCGCGAGCGAAGAGGGAGCCGTCTGA
- a CDS encoding aspartyl/glutamyl-tRNA amidotransferase subunit B, with the protein MATATKAELMDYDKALELFEPVLGFEVHVELNTKTKMFCGCANEFGSGANTNTCPTCLGLPGGLPQVNEKAIESSIRLGLALGCDIAESSRFARKNYFYPDLAKDFQTSQYDEPIAHDGSITIELENGRELTIEIERAHMEEDAGKLTHVGGATGRIQGADYSLVDFNRGGVPLVEIVTKIIEGAEADAPEVGRTYVRAIRDIVKALGVSNARMEEGNVRCDANVSLRRRGSSELGTRTETKNVNSLRSIERAVRYEIQRQAAILEAGGTIVQETRHWHEDTGTTSAGRPKSDADDYRYFPEPDLVPVAPSRDWVEELRGTLPEQPAARRKRLAADWGFTALEFQDIANADLLDEVEATVAAGASPAAARKWWTGEIARLANAQNVPAGTLVSPQHVAELAALVDAGTLTDRLARQVLEGVIAGEGRPQEVVDARGLAVVSDDGALIAAIDEALAAQPDVLAKIRDGKVQAAGAVIGAVMKAMRGQADAARVRELVLERAGSAE; encoded by the coding sequence ATGGCCACCGCCACCAAGGCCGAATTGATGGATTACGACAAGGCTCTCGAGCTGTTCGAGCCGGTGCTGGGCTTCGAGGTGCACGTCGAGCTGAACACCAAGACGAAGATGTTCTGCGGCTGCGCCAACGAGTTCGGCTCGGGCGCCAACACGAACACCTGCCCGACCTGCCTGGGTCTCCCGGGCGGTCTGCCGCAGGTCAACGAGAAGGCGATCGAGTCGAGCATCCGCCTCGGACTCGCCCTCGGCTGCGATATCGCCGAGTCGAGCCGGTTCGCGCGCAAGAACTACTTCTACCCGGACCTCGCGAAGGACTTCCAGACCTCGCAGTACGACGAGCCGATAGCCCACGACGGCTCGATCACCATCGAGCTGGAGAACGGCCGCGAGCTCACCATCGAGATCGAGCGCGCGCACATGGAGGAGGACGCGGGCAAGCTGACGCACGTCGGCGGCGCCACCGGCCGCATCCAGGGCGCGGACTACTCGCTCGTCGACTTCAACCGCGGCGGCGTGCCGCTGGTCGAGATCGTCACGAAGATCATCGAGGGCGCCGAGGCGGACGCGCCGGAGGTCGGCCGCACCTACGTGCGCGCCATCCGCGACATCGTGAAGGCCCTCGGCGTCTCCAACGCGCGCATGGAGGAGGGCAACGTCCGCTGCGACGCGAACGTCTCGCTCCGCCGTCGCGGCTCCTCGGAGCTCGGCACGCGCACCGAGACCAAGAACGTCAACTCGCTGCGTTCGATCGAGCGCGCCGTGCGCTACGAGATCCAGCGCCAGGCGGCCATCCTGGAGGCGGGCGGCACCATCGTGCAGGAGACCCGTCACTGGCACGAAGACACGGGCACGACGAGCGCCGGCCGTCCGAAGTCGGACGCGGACGACTACCGCTACTTCCCGGAGCCCGACCTGGTGCCGGTCGCACCGAGCCGCGACTGGGTCGAGGAGCTGCGCGGCACGCTGCCGGAGCAGCCGGCCGCCCGCCGCAAGCGCCTCGCCGCCGATTGGGGCTTCACCGCTCTGGAGTTCCAGGACATCGCCAACGCCGACCTGCTCGACGAGGTCGAGGCCACGGTCGCCGCGGGCGCGTCGCCTGCGGCCGCGCGCAAGTGGTGGACCGGCGAGATCGCCCGCCTCGCCAACGCGCAGAACGTGCCCGCCGGCACGCTGGTCAGCCCGCAGCACGTCGCCGAGCTCGCGGCTCTGGTCGACGCGGGCACCCTCACCGACCGCCTGGCGCGCCAGGTGCTCGAGGGCGTCATCGCCGGCGAGGGCCGTCCGCAGGAGGTCGTGGACGCCCGCGGTCTCGCGGTCGTGTCCGACGACGGCGCGCTGATCGCCGCGATCGACGAGGCGCTGGCCGCTCAGCCGGACGTGCTCGCCAAGATCCGCGACGGCAAGGTGCAGGCCGCCGGCGCGGTCATCGGCGCGGTCATGAAGGCGATGCGCGGCCAGGCCGACGCGGCCCGGGTGCGCGAGCTGGTGCTCGAGCGGGCGGGGAGCGCGGAGTAG
- a CDS encoding aromatic compound degradation protein PaaI, whose amino-acid sequence MRQDEVMHDDVTERTRTVTWQDPAPGVAVMPTVSGLDYLRSMLRGELPPPPITELMRMTLVSADPGTVTFVCEPDESHYNPIGTVHGGLVCTLLDSALGCAVQTTLPQGQGYTSIEIKVNYLRPVYAHTGQLTCVATVTKPGNRVAFADGVVTDASGKTVATATGSLLVFPIGG is encoded by the coding sequence ATGCGGCAGGATGAGGTCATGCACGACGACGTCACCGAACGCACCCGTACCGTCACCTGGCAGGACCCGGCGCCCGGGGTAGCCGTGATGCCCACGGTCAGCGGGCTCGACTACCTGCGCTCGATGCTCCGCGGGGAGCTGCCGCCGCCTCCGATCACCGAGCTGATGCGGATGACGCTGGTGTCGGCCGACCCCGGCACCGTCACCTTCGTCTGCGAGCCCGACGAGTCGCACTACAACCCGATCGGGACCGTGCACGGCGGGCTGGTCTGCACGCTCCTCGACTCGGCGCTCGGATGCGCGGTGCAGACGACGCTCCCGCAGGGCCAGGGCTACACGTCCATCGAGATCAAGGTGAACTACCTGCGGCCGGTCTACGCGCACACCGGGCAGCTGACCTGCGTCGCGACTGTGACGAAGCCGGGCAACCGGGTGGCCTTCGCGGACGGCGTGGTCACCGACGCGTCCGGCAAGACGGTGGCGACCGCGACCGGCTCGCTGCTCGTCTTCCCGATCGGCGGCTGA
- a CDS encoding long-chain fatty acid--CoA ligase (activates fatty acids by binding to coenzyme A), which translates to MRVTSDVTSDQSPYSAKPWVHGYAPGVPAEVEVPAGSLPHLIDESVKTYGTHVALEFFGATTTYAELGDQIARAAEGLRKLGVSKGDRVALVLPNCPQHVAAFYAALRLGAVVVEHNPLYTPRELRHQFEDHGATVAIVWDKVAKTVQELPADLGVKTVISVDLTRAMPAFKRFALRLPVKAARTAREQLTAKVTGTIPWDTLVASRRLKASYPRPERDDLALIQYTSGTTGLPKGVMLSHANLTVNAAQSRAWVPTIERGTSVVYAVLPLFHAYGLTLCLTFAMSMGARLVLFPKFDPDLVLDVVKKHPATFLPAVPPIYERLVQAAEKRKVSLSGIEIAISGAMSLPQGIVDLWEEKTGGYLVEGYGLSECSPVLMANPVGATRKPGTVGLPLPSTELRVADPDDPTVDRAFGEEGELLARGPQVFSGYWRKPDETAKVLTADGWFRTGDIVTMDEDGFVRIVDRIKELIVTGGFNVSPTEVEDALRSFPGVADVAVVGLPHRRGGEDVVAAVVMEKGASFDEEAIRAYGRDCLTPYKVPKHVYQLEELPRSIVGKVIRRKVRDLLLADQAK; encoded by the coding sequence TTGCGCGTGACCAGCGATGTGACGAGCGACCAGTCCCCGTACAGCGCCAAGCCGTGGGTGCACGGCTACGCTCCGGGGGTGCCCGCCGAGGTCGAAGTGCCGGCGGGCTCCCTCCCCCACCTCATCGACGAGTCGGTGAAGACGTACGGCACGCACGTCGCGCTGGAGTTCTTCGGCGCCACCACAACCTACGCCGAGCTGGGCGACCAGATCGCCCGGGCGGCGGAGGGCCTGCGCAAGCTCGGCGTCTCCAAGGGCGACCGGGTCGCTCTCGTGCTGCCGAACTGCCCGCAGCACGTCGCCGCCTTCTACGCCGCGCTGCGTCTCGGCGCGGTCGTGGTCGAGCACAACCCGCTCTACACGCCGCGCGAGCTGCGGCACCAGTTCGAGGACCACGGCGCGACGGTCGCGATCGTCTGGGACAAGGTCGCGAAGACCGTTCAGGAGCTTCCGGCCGACCTCGGTGTGAAGACCGTCATCTCGGTCGACCTGACGCGCGCGATGCCCGCCTTCAAGCGATTCGCGCTGCGCCTCCCGGTGAAGGCCGCGCGAACGGCGCGCGAGCAGCTGACCGCAAAGGTGACCGGAACCATCCCGTGGGACACGCTCGTCGCGTCCCGCAGGCTGAAGGCGTCGTACCCGCGACCCGAGCGCGACGACCTCGCGCTCATCCAGTACACCTCGGGCACCACAGGCCTGCCTAAGGGCGTGATGCTCAGCCACGCCAACCTCACCGTGAACGCGGCGCAGTCGCGCGCGTGGGTGCCCACCATCGAGCGCGGCACCTCGGTCGTCTACGCGGTGCTGCCGCTCTTCCATGCCTACGGGCTCACTCTCTGCCTCACCTTCGCGATGAGCATGGGCGCCCGCCTGGTGCTCTTCCCGAAGTTCGACCCGGACCTGGTGCTCGATGTGGTCAAGAAGCATCCCGCGACTTTCCTCCCCGCGGTGCCGCCGATCTACGAGCGGCTGGTGCAGGCGGCGGAGAAGCGGAAGGTGTCCCTCTCCGGCATCGAGATCGCCATCTCCGGCGCGATGAGCCTGCCGCAGGGCATCGTCGACCTCTGGGAGGAGAAGACCGGCGGGTACCTCGTCGAGGGCTACGGGCTGTCGGAGTGCTCGCCCGTGCTCATGGCGAACCCGGTCGGCGCGACCCGCAAGCCCGGGACGGTCGGCCTGCCGCTGCCGAGCACCGAGCTTCGTGTCGCCGATCCGGACGACCCGACGGTCGACCGTGCGTTCGGCGAGGAGGGCGAACTGCTCGCCCGCGGCCCGCAGGTGTTCTCGGGGTACTGGCGCAAGCCGGACGAGACGGCGAAGGTGCTCACCGCCGACGGCTGGTTCCGCACCGGCGACATCGTCACGATGGATGAGGACGGCTTCGTCCGCATCGTCGACCGGATCAAGGAGCTCATCGTGACCGGCGGCTTCAACGTCTCTCCGACCGAGGTGGAGGATGCGCTGCGCTCCTTCCCGGGCGTCGCCGACGTCGCCGTGGTCGGCCTCCCCCACCGCCGCGGCGGCGAGGACGTGGTGGCCGCCGTCGTCATGGAGAAGGGCGCGTCGTTCGACGAGGAGGCGATCCGCGCCTACGGACGCGACTGCCTGACGCCCTACAAGGTGCCGAAGCACGTCTACCAGCTGGAGGAGCTGCCGCGCTCGATCGTCGGCAAGGTCATCCGACGCAAGGTGCGCGACCTGCTGCTGGCCGACCAGGCGAAGTAG
- a CDS encoding preprotein translocase YidC, with protein sequence MDFFSWPPIAAVLDGAYGLVTALSATVEPVVGTLAGLVAVAMLTVLVRVLLVPVGISQVRAEYSRRRLAPHLAELQRKHKGDRETLARKTMELYQAEQVSPFAGMLPLLAQIPVITLVYAVFTHATIAGHANALLTEHAFGAPLGTSFVGLTGAGAGVWPAMLVYLGVLALIAIVTTVSRRVLMLPQPEGSQTPVGMLRALSFLPYVTVVFAAFVPLAAAVYILTSTAWTVAERWTLRRLLDPSRRAGGTATPTTSH encoded by the coding sequence ATGGACTTCTTCTCCTGGCCGCCGATCGCGGCCGTCCTCGACGGGGCCTACGGCCTCGTCACCGCCCTCTCCGCCACTGTCGAGCCCGTCGTCGGCACGCTCGCCGGTCTCGTCGCCGTCGCCATGCTGACGGTGCTCGTCCGCGTCCTCCTCGTCCCGGTCGGCATCAGCCAGGTGCGCGCCGAGTACAGCCGTCGCCGCCTCGCGCCGCACCTCGCAGAGCTGCAACGCAAGCACAAGGGCGACCGCGAGACGCTCGCCCGCAAGACGATGGAGCTGTACCAGGCGGAGCAGGTCTCACCCTTCGCCGGGATGCTGCCGCTGCTCGCGCAGATCCCGGTCATCACGCTCGTCTACGCCGTCTTCACCCACGCGACCATCGCCGGGCACGCGAACGCCCTGCTCACAGAGCACGCCTTCGGTGCGCCGCTCGGCACCAGCTTCGTCGGGCTGACCGGCGCGGGCGCGGGCGTGTGGCCGGCGATGCTCGTCTATCTCGGCGTCCTGGCGCTGATCGCGATCGTGACCACCGTGTCCCGGCGCGTGCTGATGCTGCCGCAGCCCGAGGGGTCGCAGACACCGGTGGGCATGCTGCGCGCGCTGTCGTTCCTGCCGTACGTGACCGTGGTGTTCGCGGCGTTCGTCCCGCTGGCGGCGGCGGTGTACATCCTCACCTCGACGGCGTGGACCGTCGCCGAGCGGTGGACGCTGCGCCGCCTCCTCGACCCGTCGCGCCGGGCGGGCGGCACAGCGACGCCCACCACGTCGCACTGA
- a CDS encoding aldo/keto reductase, producing MEFRYLGNSGIKISEIIYGNWLTHGSQVENDTATQSVRAALDAGITTFDTADAYANTVAEQVLGDALAGERRQSLEIFTKVYWPTGPKGHNDVGLSRKHILESIDGSLQRLGTDYVDLYQAHRYDSETPLEETMQAFADVVRQGKALYIGVSEWTADQLRAGHALAKDLGIQLISNQPQYSMLWRVIEKKVVPTSAELGISQIVWSPVAQGVLTGKYKPGAPLPEGSRATDEKGGAGAIQSFMKDEVLTAVQRLQPIADELGITMAQLAVAWVLQNPNVAGAIVGASRPEQVKSNAEAAGIRLSGDVLARIDEAVGDVAETDPALTVSPAKRPA from the coding sequence ATGGAATTCAGGTACCTCGGCAACAGCGGAATCAAGATCTCGGAGATCATCTACGGCAACTGGCTGACGCACGGCTCCCAGGTCGAGAACGACACCGCGACCCAGTCGGTGCGAGCGGCGCTCGACGCCGGCATCACCACCTTCGACACGGCGGACGCGTACGCCAACACGGTCGCGGAGCAGGTGCTCGGCGACGCCCTCGCGGGAGAGCGCCGCCAGTCGCTCGAGATCTTCACCAAGGTCTACTGGCCCACCGGGCCGAAGGGCCACAACGACGTCGGGCTGTCGCGCAAGCACATCCTCGAGTCGATCGACGGCTCGCTGCAGCGCCTCGGCACCGACTACGTCGACCTCTACCAGGCGCACCGGTACGACTCCGAGACGCCGCTGGAGGAGACCATGCAGGCGTTCGCCGACGTGGTCCGCCAAGGCAAGGCGCTGTACATCGGCGTCAGCGAGTGGACGGCCGACCAGCTCCGCGCCGGGCACGCGCTCGCGAAGGACCTCGGCATCCAGCTCATCTCGAACCAGCCGCAGTACTCGATGCTGTGGCGGGTCATCGAGAAGAAGGTCGTGCCGACCTCCGCCGAGCTCGGCATCTCGCAGATCGTCTGGTCGCCGGTGGCGCAGGGCGTGCTGACCGGCAAGTACAAGCCGGGCGCTCCCCTGCCCGAGGGCAGCCGTGCCACCGACGAGAAGGGCGGCGCGGGCGCCATCCAGAGCTTCATGAAGGACGAGGTGCTCACCGCGGTGCAGCGCCTGCAGCCCATCGCCGACGAGCTCGGCATCACGATGGCGCAGCTCGCGGTGGCGTGGGTGCTGCAGAACCCGAACGTCGCCGGCGCGATCGTGGGCGCATCCCGCCCCGAGCAGGTGAAGTCGAACGCCGAGGCCGCGGGCATCCGCCTCTCGGGCGACGTGCTCGCGCGCATCGACGAGGCCGTCGGCGACGTAGCGGAAACCGACCCCGCCCTCACCGTCTCCCCCGCCAAGCGCCCCGCGTAA
- a CDS encoding ABC transporter ATP-binding protein has translation MDLAIEPGERVLLLGASGAGKSTLLAGLAGVLDGDDDGESEGALAIGGQAPAEARGMAGLLLQDPDAQVILARVGDDVAFAGENLGVPRDELWTRVHHALDAVGLDVPLDRPTAQLSGGQKQRLALAGLLAMRSGLLLLDEPTANLDPDGVLEVRDAVRAALDATGATLVVVEHRVAVWRDLVTRVVVLGADGGVLADGDPDTVLRDAAGELRRAGVWLPGTPVPEAPIVAEGSPLLTARSLAFGRGPAVTRGRRRDRARARDAAAAVGHPVDVDLREGSALALTGRNGAGKSTLALTLGGLLPPVAGSVTAEPTLAADAPPDPAGWRSRELLTRIGSVFQNPEHQFIASTVREELAAGPRGLRLPEAEVAGRVDELLGRLSLNAVAEANPFTLSGGQKRRLSVGTALATRPRLLVLDEPTFGQDARTWEGLVALLAQLRADGHAVVAATHDAEFVAAIGASSLRLDTAEVIA, from the coding sequence ATCGATCTGGCCATCGAGCCGGGCGAGCGCGTGCTGCTGCTCGGCGCGTCCGGTGCGGGAAAGAGCACCCTGCTCGCCGGACTGGCCGGCGTGCTCGACGGCGACGACGACGGAGAGTCGGAGGGCGCGCTCGCGATCGGCGGGCAGGCGCCGGCCGAAGCGCGCGGGATGGCCGGGCTGCTGCTGCAGGATCCGGACGCCCAGGTCATCCTCGCCCGGGTGGGCGACGACGTCGCCTTCGCCGGCGAGAACCTCGGCGTGCCCCGTGACGAGCTGTGGACGCGCGTGCATCACGCACTCGACGCGGTCGGCCTCGATGTGCCGCTCGACCGTCCGACCGCGCAGCTCTCGGGCGGGCAGAAGCAGCGGCTGGCGCTGGCCGGCCTGCTCGCGATGCGCAGTGGCCTCCTGCTGCTCGACGAGCCTACGGCGAACCTCGACCCCGACGGGGTGCTGGAGGTGCGGGATGCGGTGCGCGCGGCCCTCGACGCCACCGGCGCCACGCTGGTGGTCGTCGAGCACCGGGTGGCTGTCTGGCGCGACCTGGTGACGCGGGTCGTCGTGCTCGGCGCGGACGGGGGAGTCCTGGCCGACGGCGACCCCGACACCGTGCTGCGGGACGCGGCCGGCGAGCTGCGCCGGGCGGGCGTGTGGCTGCCCGGCACGCCCGTCCCCGAGGCGCCCATCGTGGCGGAGGGCTCTCCTCTGCTGACCGCGCGGTCGCTGGCGTTCGGACGCGGGCCGGCCGTGACGCGTGGCCGACGGCGCGACCGTGCGCGAGCGCGCGACGCGGCGGCCGCGGTCGGGCATCCCGTCGACGTGGACCTGCGCGAGGGGTCTGCGCTCGCCCTCACCGGGCGCAACGGCGCGGGCAAGTCGACGCTCGCGCTCACGCTCGGCGGACTGCTGCCGCCGGTGGCCGGCTCGGTGACCGCGGAGCCGACCCTCGCCGCCGATGCCCCACCCGATCCCGCCGGGTGGCGGTCGCGCGAGCTGCTGACGCGCATCGGGAGCGTCTTCCAGAATCCCGAGCACCAGTTCATCGCCTCCACCGTCCGGGAGGAGCTGGCCGCCGGCCCGCGCGGCCTCCGGCTGCCCGAGGCCGAGGTGGCGGGGCGTGTGGACGAGCTGCTCGGCCGCCTCTCGCTGAACGCCGTCGCGGAGGCGAACCCGTTCACCCTCTCCGGCGGCCAGAAGCGTCGGCTCTCGGTCGGCACGGCCCTCGCCACGCGCCCGCGCCTGCTGGTGCTCGACGAACCGACGTTCGGGCAGGATGCGCGCACCTGGGAGGGCCTCGTCGCCCTTCTCGCGCAGCTCAGGGCCGACGGCCACGCGGTGGTCGCCGCGACCCATGACGCCGAGTTCGTAGCCGCGATCGGCGCGTCCTCCCTCCGGCTGGACACCGCGGAGGTCATCGCATGA
- a CDS encoding ABC transporter, which translates to MTLVQPVRTGPLATLNPVAKLGAALIVTLALLLSIDPVSAGVALGLELVLLLFAGLPVRTIVTRTAPVWIAAPLAGLTTLLYGQTSGTVYVQWWAVEISDGSIALAWATALRVLAIGIPAVLLFVTIDPTDLADGLGQLLRLPARFVIGALAGLRLIGLFAEDWRALTLARRARGVAESGAVRRFAGQAFALFVLSLRRGTKLATAMEARGFGADATRTWARPSVFRARDWATLAVALLLAGVAVGAAITLGTWNAPFS; encoded by the coding sequence ATGACCCTCGTGCAGCCGGTGCGGACCGGTCCGCTCGCCACCCTGAACCCGGTGGCGAAGCTCGGCGCCGCGCTCATCGTCACGCTCGCGCTGCTGCTCTCCATCGACCCGGTCTCCGCCGGGGTCGCCTTGGGGCTGGAGCTGGTGCTCCTGCTGTTCGCGGGTCTCCCGGTGCGCACCATCGTCACGCGGACGGCCCCGGTCTGGATCGCCGCGCCGCTGGCCGGGCTCACCACCCTCCTCTACGGGCAGACCTCCGGCACCGTCTACGTGCAGTGGTGGGCCGTCGAGATCAGCGACGGGTCGATCGCGCTGGCGTGGGCGACCGCCCTGCGGGTGCTGGCGATCGGCATCCCGGCCGTGCTGCTGTTCGTCACGATCGACCCCACCGACCTCGCCGACGGGCTGGGGCAGCTGCTGCGGCTGCCGGCGCGCTTCGTGATCGGCGCGCTGGCCGGGCTGCGACTGATCGGGCTCTTCGCCGAGGACTGGCGCGCGCTCACGCTGGCCCGTCGCGCCCGCGGCGTGGCCGAGTCCGGGGCGGTCCGCCGCTTCGCCGGCCAGGCGTTCGCCCTGTTCGTGCTGTCGCTCCGGCGCGGGACGAAGCTGGCGACGGCGATGGAGGCGCGTGGCTTCGGCGCCGATGCGACGCGGACCTGGGCACGACCCTCCGTCTTCCGAGCCCGGGACTGGGCGACCCTTGCCGTCGCGCTGCTCCTGGCGGGAGTTGCCGTCGGCGCAGCCATCACCCTCGGGACGTGGAATGCCCCCTTCAGCTGA
- a CDS encoding ATP-binding protein: MVTAVAAAEDAGRTPVILIDGPSGAGKSSLADLLLARWPADGVPRLVRMDDLYPGWDGLGAGSAAVGRDLLGPLRTTGRGTWERWDWEHHRPAERHTVAGGEPLVIEGCGTLSRENASLADLTVWLHADDALRKRRALARDGETFAVEWDRWQAQFDRFVEREHPLHHAALVLDVTGAGLAESRPGTTVEA, translated from the coding sequence GTGGTCACCGCGGTCGCAGCCGCCGAAGACGCTGGACGCACCCCGGTCATCCTGATCGACGGGCCCAGCGGGGCAGGGAAGAGCTCGCTCGCCGACCTGCTGCTCGCGCGGTGGCCGGCGGACGGCGTCCCGCGACTGGTGCGGATGGACGACCTCTACCCGGGATGGGACGGCCTGGGCGCCGGAAGCGCGGCCGTCGGGCGCGACCTCCTCGGACCGCTCCGGACCACCGGCCGGGGAACCTGGGAGCGCTGGGACTGGGAGCACCATCGTCCCGCCGAGCGGCACACGGTCGCGGGCGGCGAGCCGCTCGTGATCGAGGGATGCGGCACGCTGTCCCGCGAGAACGCCTCCCTCGCCGACCTCACTGTCTGGCTGCACGCCGACGACGCGCTGCGCAAGCGGCGCGCCCTGGCCCGGGACGGCGAGACCTTCGCCGTGGAGTGGGACCGCTGGCAGGCGCAGTTCGATCGCTTCGTCGAGCGCGAGCATCCGCTCCACCACGCCGCGCTGGTCCTCGACGTGACGGGTGCGGGCCTCGCGGAATCCCGACCAGGGACTACGGTGGAGGCATGA